Below is a genomic region from Medicago truncatula cultivar Jemalong A17 chromosome 3, MtrunA17r5.0-ANR, whole genome shotgun sequence.
CAAAGACATACGATAGCCTAAAAAATGGCGTAGCTTTCTAAGCTTGCAAATCTCCTTCGGCATATTATCATTTACAAAATATGTATCTCTTAAATCCAAAGTCTCTAGGTTCACGAGCATGCCAATGGATTTTGGAAGTTCAAAACATTTACCTACATTTATCCCAAAATATTTCAAGTGCTTCAAACTTCCCAAATCAATAGGAATTTCAAGTTCATACTTCTTCAAAACCAGCACCTTCAACCACCTATATGTTGTACGAATTCTTCTTTTGAAAGATTCAAGTGATGCTTTAGGTTCGAGAACAAGCAGTGATCGAACATGTGAGCTATCTATTCCTTCCATTATTAGATTATCAGAATTGGGTGCTATTGATAGGCGTCGAATCATTCCAGTTAAAGACAATTGTTTTCCCTCAGTAATATTCTCGCAAAAGCTTAAATGCTTATGTTTTTCAAGGATCATTTCATGCACTAGATCATGAACACGGCAACTTTTTACTCTTCCATCAATACTGGTTGAAACTACTTGCACCAAACTTCTACAGATTAACACTTTTAAATATCCTTCTGCAACCTTTTCCAATGTCCTTTCCCCATATTCTTTCACAAACCCTTCAGCTATCCATTGACGAGTCAATGTCTTTGAACAAGCTTCATAGTCTTCGGGATATAATCCAAAATACAAGAAACATGACTTGAGGTTGCAAGGCAAATCATGGTAACTGAGTCCTAAAATTTTTCTTACTATGGAATATTCCTTAAACTGATCtgcatttatattttcattaaacTCATACCATTCAATTGTATTTCTATCTTTGGGAGCTAAAATACCACCAATGACTACAATTGCTAGTGGTAATCCATTgcatttttcaacaattttggaAGATATACCAATAAGATTTTTTGGACAACGTCCGTTTAAGTCATGAAATGCCTTCTTATTGAACAACTCCAAAGATTGTTCTACAGTCAAACCTTTTAGTTCGTAAACAAAAGAAGATTTCTTACAAGTATTTGCAACATCCatgtttcttgtagtgattAATATCCTAGAACCCTTTTTGTTATCAATCATAGCAAATTCAATATCATGCAAAAAATGTGACTCCCATACATCATCAAACACTACAACATACCTTTTTTCTTGCAAGTAGTTTCTCACTTCATCAACTAATGACTGTCGATCCATTTGATGGAGACTCTGAGGAGGAACTTTCCTTTGTTGTTTGTAAAACTCGAGCATAATGTCCCTCAACACTTTTTCAATATTGAATGATTGAGACACCATGATCCATAAAAGACAGTCAAAGTGCTTAACTACCTTTTGGTTGTCAAAAATTTGTCTGGCTAGAGTGGTTTTTCCCAATCCTCCCATTCCAACAATGGAGACAACTGTGCGGTCTTCTCTTCCCTCTACcaacaaatcaatcaatttgtcTCTTGGCTCTTCAAAGCCAACAATATCAGCTTCATCCATATAAATGGAAGCGTCTTGAAGGTTGTGCAATAATGAGGCGTTTTCACTTGTTGGAGAACTACTTGATGGCTTATCGGAAGAAGATCGGATTTGGAAGCCATGATCTTTTTCACTTGAATCTTGTTTTATTTCTCTAATTCGAGAATTGATGTTCTGAATCTTAACTGCTATTTGGAGACGAAGAATCTTAGTTTTGATCAAGTCAAGACCAGCAGCACATCCAAGATCAGAAGATTGATGTTCTTCAAGGAAGATATAATCATCAATGACATCTTCTATATGAAAAGATGCTTCTATCAACTGTTTGATCATTGCTTTGATTTTCTGACTTGTTTCCACGTCTTCTTCAGCATCAGCCATTCTATCTgcattgttgatgaatttttcaattctttctagTTCATCTTTCAATTCTGCAATTTCTTTTGGGACACCCTTAATCATGTTGAATGCTTCCTTCAAGATTGGAAGCAAATGATCACGGGCTAGTGGAAGCAAGTTATCACGAGCGCAGGAAAGTGCAGTGTCACACATTTTGTTGAATCTATGATTTTAATTTGCTACTAGTATTGTGAGTGAGATTAGTGATATGGAAAAAGCTATTAGTCCTTCAAAACTTATATAGCATAAAGTCCAACAGTGTGATctgaaattcattttttatttttaaattttgtcatACAAGAGGAAGCTGTCAATTGCTGTTAGTGTTAAATAACTAACAGTGGCAGTTAAACAATGCAAGTCAATGTTAGCTGTACAACAACTaccaacaaattttttatgagataattcaggtatttttttgaaagattgtATATAATTTAGGATTCAGCTAATTGATATCGTTGACTTTGCAAACTTGTCTTTTTAAGTTGTGCCCGTGTCGAAACTTGAATCAATTAGTAGGTTTTTTCACCAAGTCTTTGCTTCCTCAACCATATCATCTACCAAGTTGGGGATGATTGATATCTACCACCCTCCAACTTGTTTAGGTAGTATCGATTTGGTccattaattaaaattcgatttattttgctCCCTTAACTttctttccgttagttttaattcaaaaacgttaggttttcttcatttttttctggaatttttatgggattcttgttgttatatgttgatggagatgatatgaagatgaaaaataggagaagaagatgaagaaaatctaaTGTTTTCGaattaaaactaaacaaaaggaccaaaatatgtaacagagagaagttaaggaaccgaaataaatcgaattttaattaagggaccaaacatCCAATTTAGCCTACAAATTACTAAGTATCAACTTCTAAATAGTTCTTTCAAGTAATCCTCTACTTTAGAACACATGATTAGTTATCATGTTCCCACACATAACCACCTGTTAGCCAATATTTTAAAGGGCTATCATTTAATACGGTCAATGTAGGTTGACCTAGTAGAAGGGACTTAATCTTGTAGCTCCATCGAAGTTGTGTTCTTCAAAGGTGATCGAAGGCGCGCGTCTCCGTTCAATGAGTGAAGGGATTTTCGAAAAAAGCAGTTATCTTCTGGATAAGGTCAAGTGTCAACGGCTATATGTTCGATATCCGTTTGAAATTCGAATCATATGGCTAAGATTAGGTAATTTTCTGCGGTTAtagttttaaattcaaatcTAGGCAGTTATTCTctattttgtataaatagtattatttttcttaggaaaaaagggtcacaattcaatcatattaAAAACTTACGTTCAAACTATCCGTAGTTACAAGTTGCAATGTATGAATTTGTGTACCAACTTACATTTAGTCAATCCAATTTAAGTTCATTTCTTTAAATGTCTTTGcaatttacttgtttattttgagtAATTCATTCACTTTTATTCGCATCATACTTCGATTGGATTCAATTGGGTTGAATTCTATTGCCTTTTATTTATTCTTGTTTTTATCAAAGTTCTTCAATAACGAACATCACAATTTCCGAAAGataaataaaacacaatatgctcttaagatttactagttgatcttgcaagtaaacatttTAAAACCAACGATtgtttaccaattttttttgacaatataggACATAATCCTTTAAGTGTCATTTCATCTCATTTATTTCACAatcaatatatgattttttttctcctttgatTTGTCAATTAGATAGTtactattaaataattttttttagggactattaaaaatattgttaattttgctattaaaaatattgacaaTCAAGTGCAGCTTTACGGTCACACATTTTGTTGtatatttgatttcaatttGCTAATATTGTGAGTGAGATGAATGACGAGGACAAAGCTATTAGTCCTTCAAGATTATATAACATAAAGATCATGGACTTCGAGTTTTTGTCCATGtcattgataaatatttattgagtTCATGTGAATTATTGAGCTCTTAGTGTTTATTAATTAACCTGTAGTTAAACAATGCATCTCAATcttagttatatttatttttttccacagATCACAATCTCAGTAGTTAAATAATTCTAAAGATTGTCAACTCTTCTTCGGTGGGGATAAATATATCGGAGCTTCTATAGTGCAGTCaggaaactgacttttttggaaaagttaattatgatcttaatgtttgattcatatttaaattgttgattactgattaatgatcaatagtaattcatccaGTAATACTTGCAACATTTTGGACTTAaaggtactattttatcgttggtatctttaatatgcaaaaatagttgatgatattatatgaTAGTCTTGAGTGTTATACATTGTgagtgttacacttaaaacaatgtaggataaaattagattaagtgtagtcttatttatatgatgaattgatgatactatgagggtttgaacttttgatgccactGTACAAAAGTGGGGTGTTACTCACTATATTTTTGATGATATAatgttaacttcaccaaaaaaagtcattttcatgaCTTCACCGTAGAATTTCcctaaataatttagttttgaaTGGGCGGCTATGCAATGTGAGGTGTAGTTTAACCATTTTAAAGACTTGGTCAAAAGAAAAACTTTGTTAACTGGTTAAAGATTGTTTCAACCATGGTTTAAGTTCAATACTCCAAATTGATTCAACTGTCACTAGTTAAAGAAAAGACTAACTTTGTTAATTAGAATTAATACTCTCAATCTACTATACCTAGATCCATGGCTGATTAGCGGTaccattttgaaaaaataagggttaaaaataattttttgtccttataaatattctaaTTTCACTAGGATAAAAGGTCTAAACAATAATGGAATTCAGAGACAGGATATAATTTGTCATCAGCTGTGACGGAATATTACAATTTGAGACAGAATTTGATATTCTTTTTAGAAGAGGCGACAgaaattaaacacaaaaatgtccATCGCAAGTGTTTTCCATCTCTAAGTCTTTCTTTGACTAgccaaaaataatattattttaaaaaataaatgaatgtagAGACGGAATATAGAGAGGAATGAAAGTAAAGGCCGAATTAATTCCGTCTAAAAAAGGTTAATAGTACTTTAacccctataatataggtcatttctagTTTTCCCTAtatatgaaatgttttttttagattccatttttgtaatttgaagattttttgattttgtctCCAATAAAATCTTTGTGGCATCAAATTACAGAATTTACAGTACTTTCGCCCCTATAATTTGAGTAAAGTTCAGTTtacccctgtaatttgagaagaaaatttcggtttaccccatGCCATATaatcgattttgtacagtcaaagtTCATGTATGTCGAAAactaaaaatcttcaaattacaaggacggaatcttaCAAAAATATTACAGAAAGGAGtaccagaaatgacctatattacaacgagttaaaacattattaacccaataaaaaaattactaataaaaCAAGATTTTATTCCAAAATTCAAGAGTCACCCCAACCCCAATATTTCCGCTCATCCAATCCTAAAATTACCCCATCCGTTCACATTTTCATAAAACCCTAAACCAATTTTCAGTTTCCCTCTAAAGTAATATTCCTCTCCTTTCATTTCAATGTTCACTTTTTCCCTCACTCACTATAAACCCTCTAGATCCTATTTCTCATTCGCTCACTGAAAACTGAAAACACTCGTTCTCCTGAAACCTCATTCACCCTCTTCTTCTCTCTCCGTATTATATCCATCTCTCCGTGTTGATAGCCATTTGCAATTCTCGCTAATCTGAAAGTGTGCTTCCGGTCGTTTGGATCCATCTTCACCCTCATTCCCGGCCACCTTTGTTTTCACACTCTCATGTGGGATACTGAATGTGATATGAACTCGGCAgatcaatttatttttggtacacttCCAATGAATTTAGAATTCAATTCTTATTAATCTTCCAATTTCAATGCATGCTAAAAGACTCAGTTTTCGGCATTAAATACtaggctaaactgcacttttcgccccctatgtttcaaaatgttgcaattttggccccctattaaaaaaaatagcaattttggaccctttcatccaaaaatttctgagaagacgccacgtaTCCAAAAAAAGgggccataatcgcaactttttgtaaagatatataaggggtcaaaaagcatatttcccttatgttaggaggtcaaaagagcatatttccctaaacataggaggtcacttttgccatattttttaatagggggccaaaattgcaacattttaaaacttagagggcgaaaagtgcagtttaACCTAAATACTATTCAGTTTACCATTTCAATGTTTCTACGTCTCCTCCTTCTAATGTATATTCTCAGCAAGCAACTCTtcctagtttttattttttcatttttcattgtgACTATCATTCCTCCAATTTGTTTCACAGTCACTGATCTAGGTCATGCCACTAAGCTTAGcaagtgtattttttattttccccaaaaacataaaaattgctTAAGAGGTAGGATCAAGGTTTTAAAAAACGGTGGCGGTTACAACCGCGGTCACGTTAAGGTTGTTGCGATTTCGGCTATAACGGAAAACCTCAAGAGTAGAAAGAGTACTAACTCAATACAAACAACACCCAAACCTCAAGAGGAAGAAAGGCCAGTAGAAGAAGCAAAGTTcacacaaaatattaatttcttaCAATCATTCAACAAAAGGATCTCacaacatatattatacatcaTTATTAAACAACTCAATTTTCTTGAATAAACTGACAAATAGCTATAtataacactttttattttttattttttattgaggaATGGAAGTTCCAAATCTAGAAGTTCACTTGAAGAAAAGTGAATCTCAAATTCACTGATGGCCATCACCTGCAGTTCACACCAAATTATCAATATATAAAACACAATAAggatgtcattaaaaaaaaaacgcttAATACAAGgattggaagaagaagaaaaaaagtaatccTTGAAGATCTAGATCAAACCCCAAAAATGAGTAAtgtgtaaaattaaaataataaataaaaagttattcatAAGAAAAGTAACAGGAGGCAAAAGTCGAGaaattattttagtaaaaattaCATAATGCTTATATTTTGAGTCCGTTTATTAtagcttttttaagaaaaaaatcacttatttaaaaaaaaaaaattcacaaattaACTCTAATTAAGAAAGCTAGTCTTCTCTTTAACTAGTGATTGTTGAATCAATTGGGAGTATTGAACTTAAACCATGGTTGAAACAATCTTTAACCTGAACTTACACCATGGTTGAAATAATCTTTAACCTGAGTTAACAAAGTCTTTCTTTTGACCAAGACTTTAAAATGGTTAAAGTACACCTCACATTGCATAGCCAATTTGCCCATTCAAAACTAAATGGTTAAAGTACACCTCACACTGCACCTGAGCATTAACTCTAATTAAAAAAGTTAGTCTTCTCTTTAACTAGTGACAGTTGAATCAATTGGGAGTATAGAACTGAAACCATGGTTGAAATAATCTTTAACCTGAGTTAACAAAGTCTTTCTTTTGACTAACactttaaaatgattaaattacACCTTACATTGCATAGCCAATTGCCCAttcaaaactaaattaaattatttaccCCCCACTGCACCTGAGTTGACATTCAATAAAGCAAcattcaatattaattataactaAGTCCCTGAAAAACAATGATTTGATTATGAAACTGATAAAGCTCTATGAACTTACCTATGGTAACTATGCATAACTAGAGTGGTACGAAGTAAATTCTTTAATTGATCATTCATAAATCTAGCATCATACTAAGAAACCTTAATTtattaagataaataaacaacttttaattttggTACGAAGTTGTTCATTGTTGGTTTGGTATGCCATGTTTTTGAAAATCAGATATACGTTTTGGTTTGCTGATTTGATTAACCTGATTGAAGATCAAATCGATGCATTCTCTGACTTTAATGGAAGACTCAAACCTATTGTATCGATCGAAGCCGTCATTTTAAAAGAGTGTCTTTTAGGGTTTCATGTCTTTATTAAGCTT
It encodes:
- the LOC11430901 gene encoding disease resistance protein RPM1, whose amino-acid sequence is MCDTALSCARDNLLPLARDHLLPILKEAFNMIKGVPKEIAELKDELERIEKFINNADRMADAEEDVETSQKIKAMIKQLIEASFHIEDVIDDYIFLEEHQSSDLGCAAGLDLIKTKILRLQIAVKIQNINSRIREIKQDSSEKDHGFQIRSSSDKPSSSSPTSENASLLHNLQDASIYMDEADIVGFEEPRDKLIDLLVEGREDRTVVSIVGMGGLGKTTLARQIFDNQKVVKHFDCLLWIMVSQSFNIEKVLRDIMLEFYKQQRKVPPQSLHQMDRQSLVDEVRNYLQEKRYVVVFDDVWESHFLHDIEFAMIDNKKGSRILITTRNMDVANTCKKSSFVYELKGLTVEQSLELFNKKAFHDLNGRCPKNLIGISSKIVEKCNGLPLAIVVIGGILAPKDRNTIEWYEFNENINADQFKEYSIVRKILGLSYHDLPCNLKSCFLYFGLYPEDYEACSKTLTRQWIAEGFVKEYGERTLEKVAEGYLKVLICRSLVQVVSTSIDGRVKSCRVHDLVHEMILEKHKHLSFCENITEGKQLSLTGMIRRLSIAPNSDNLIMEGIDSSHVRSLLVLEPKASLESFKRRIRTTYRWLKVLVLKKYELEIPIDLGSLKHLKYFGINVGKCFELPKSIGMLVNLETLDLRDTYFVNDNMPKEICKLRKLRHFLGYRMSLIELKDGIGGMTSLQTLSGVHLNDSERENDNRVVELIQELGKLKQLRKLGLTGVRSKYMSAISFSINEMQQLEKLIISGVQSTNTFIDLDLNSPPPKLQHVKFDGNLYKFPEWIQKLRNLVKLRVTLTKQQNDAMKLLISMPNLLSLHISDGSDYYEDKFERLHFQVGWFTNLKELIIFHFNKLRYILIDEGAFGCLKMLKLGSIPQLMTLPSGIQHLQKLEVLILYDMSDELKESIASDEGKEHWIFNQVPSVVIF